In Festucalex cinctus isolate MCC-2025b chromosome 1, RoL_Fcin_1.0, whole genome shotgun sequence, the sequence tttaattaatattctgTAATACTGCAAGCggttaagacaatggatggacggatgtatTACTGCAATATTtctagaataaaaacaaaaaggaatatTCTATTTACTTGATAACCTAAGAAGGTTTGTCTTTCTAGGAGCACttgtaaaatattttggagTTCCAGATAATGAGCCAGGGGATCTTCTGAACTTCCTGCAAGGACGCCATAGGATCATCTCGTCCTTCAGGAGGACCTCCGTCTGACCAGGAAGCCCCAGGACCACAACTTTTCTCTGCAGGATTTCCTGACCAGTATACAGTATTCGGTGTTATGCTGATGGCGTGAGACTGaggttaaataaatattattttaagttagttttcCTTGTTGCACTTTAAAATAGagcttgttttgttgtgttttctttAAATTAAACACTTTTCTAAACACTCAAAATCTGTTTTACTGACGTAAAGAGGACTGTCAACTTAAGATGTTTAATTTTAACTGTAGTCCGTTTTGCTCATAAAGTGTAATAGATTGTGGTATCTGAGGAGACCGTCTAAAGGGTTTGGAATCTCTTCATTGTAGTTTGGCAAACTAAGGGCCCCCATGAAGCTAGAAACGGCCCTGCTGGTAACCCATAACAAGATGGTGTTACGAGCTGGTACGGAATCATgtctaccaagtttgaagtgcaAACGGAACGCTCGTTGTGTTGCAGTTACAGATTCGTTTGTTTTGATTAACGTTTCCACAATGAAAGCGCGATGATCACCAGTTCAATTCAAGGCATCAgctgaaaaagaaataaaaaataatggcactatacagtaggggtgttaaaaaaaaaaaaatcgattcggcgatatatcgcgatactacatcgcgcgattctcgaatcgattcaataatcggcagaatcgattgttttttttttttttttttttttaggattcacaccttgagcatggaagaatgttatatgaacggcacattaagccttaatatttttattttaatgctgttcaaatgtgaaacagattgcaaactgtttgtgtacagtggctcacggttataagcctcaagttttagataaatatattcatacaaatcttacagtgtacatgtacaaatttactgatagtattttctaaatttgaatggaaaaaaatcgcaacaatcgacttataaatttgtatcgggattaatcggtatcgaatcgtgaccattcgtatcgggattaatcggtatcggatcgaatcgtgacctgtgaatcgtgatacgaatcgaatcgtcaggtactaggcaattcacacccctactatacaggaacaaaacaaaaaggcattatatgaagaaaaaaacatggcatTATACGTACttttcgaaaataaaaaaaataaaaatgtttatttgtcttttattaaaccttacaaatgtgtcagatcattttgCCTGAACCTGTATAgcattaacaataaaaatgatttttttgttttgtttttttgtttttattaattgccTATATGTGACATTTTAAAGAACGGGAcacgggaaaacaaaaaaaactctgtATCTTATTTGTCATCATGGCAAGGAGGGCGTTATGATTGTTTGCAAGAGAGTAGCACTAGAGGGCAGCAGAGTGCCAAAACTTAGAAGGGCCAAGGAAAGTGCTGAGTAGCTTGTTGGAGAGTACAGCACAATATTTTGGTTCTAAATGTGGACTTTAAACGCCATCAGATCGCACTTGCAACCATACAAAGGTAGACTGCCTGAAAGAAATAAcgaaataataaagtaaaaaaaacaacaaaaaacatgtagCGGCAGCCTACCATTATTGAATGACGTTTCGTTCACGTtcatttttaacataaaattaGGAGACCACCACACAATACAAATAGTTATATACTTCATACATGTTTATATATttcctataataataataataataataatgacacagTTGAGATAAAATACATTCCTTTAATGATCATTTCCAGCAATATTAAGTGCGAATGTACAAGTGCATCCCAATAAATCAATTCAAGATGGTATCAAAGTTTATTAGTTTCAATAGCTCAAttcaaaagcaaacattttttaattataatattGTAATTTCCTGAGATGATGGATTTGCGGTTTTCATTTATCAGCATCACGCAAAGTGAAATGATGAAATACTTCATTGACGTAGTTTTCACGTTTTGAATCGAACCActgaaattaataaatgaagacattgagaatggtggtgatttttttaaatgccttcaCATTGCCATGAAAATGTAATAACGTCACTGACTGTGGAAATGTTGACGATGGATTGTAAAATCCTCTCCttcactcaaaaaacaaaaacaaaaaaacagtgttcGTCTGTTTACATGACGCAAGGCTTCACGTCCTGATAGGCGCTCTGGTGATGATGCagctgatgatgaggatgatgatggtggtggtgatgatggTGATAGTAAGACGCTCCGGTGCCCGAATGGAGAGGTGACATCCCGTTGAGGCTGAGAACCAAATCCTTCCTCTCGCACACGGCGCTGGAGTTGCTGGAGTAGCGAGAAGACAGTCCAGCTGCAAACCAACACGACAAATAAGCATCAAATTCACTCCAAGGAAGAAATATCGAGACAAGTCAATATTTAGATCTCTGTCGTCCtttgtttattatatatatatatatgttggaTATGAACGGATTGTACCATGCAGTTAACAAATGTATTTGGTTCCTAAAATAAAACGGCAATATTACTATCATAGGGAACTTAAAACGGCAATAAACTTAAAACGGCAATATTACATCATTATCATAGGGAACTTAAAGGAAAACGAAGATAATTTAAATGAGACTGTGGACCTTGAAATATGTTCGATGTTGGAAATCTTTTAGCTTTAATTAAGAAATACCGTTACAGtcgtattttttacattttatatgtCGGTATGAATCATACAAATAACTAACAATTTGATTAACATTTGCGTTTCTTCACATTTAAAAGTGCTGGCTGAGAAAGAATCGGACGGAAGGACTAAATTTACcaatctttgttgtttttttgggggaaaaaacaaccgttttatacaaaacataacataactttttttttcttctttttttttttaagacggttttgtcaaattgacccatgacTGTCGCTCTAATACTTGATCCaaattgtcttgtttttgatCCAAAAGTTTAAAGAGTGTATTTGCTTATAAGTCATCTATTTATACTCACCGAAAATGGGCCATCttttgcatgatttttttttattttttttatggacatGCCATCAAgtataattgaaattgaatgaaAATAATATGACTAAcgtaataaaaaatgttaaatgtgaaatatgttTTGCATTCATTGATCTATAAAACTGCAACAAAAAAgcataagtgattttttttttttttttatccaaatttAAACAGATGTTGAACTGGTGTTTGCACTGATTCGTTTTTAACTcgcaaatgcctaaaaaaaaaaatacaaatttttcgTTATTACAGTCACTGTTATACACGATTATTTTACCCAACAACATTTTAATAGTTAATATATCGTAATGTATATTTATTGCAGATTTGATTCATTCTTagatgatttttaattttttgtttttgtttttttttggagagtaTACGTGAATAATCATGTTCTGGATAAATTCTTTGGATTTACTTAATGTAAAATTTGGCTgcaaatgataatttattcatttattttttttaaatcatcatttCATTATGTGAGGAAAAGAAGGAAATTGCACCAAAGTACTTTTCCCCCCCATGCAGTGACAGTccacaaaataaaagtttgcatGCCTACCTGGAATGTCAGCAGAATCTCTTCCGTTATGATGCAGATAAGTTTGATCCAGAGAGTAAGACGCCATCCCGTGCGCGCCGGTGCCGTTACCGGACGCCAAAGTTTGCTGTTTGAGATATGGAGGTACCGCAGACGAGCTCCAGTGGGGGGCCGAGTTGCCGTAAGGGTTTTGACAGTCCAGGGAGCCCACCACGGCCGGCGAAGACTGCAGCGAGCTGCCGCCGCTGTCCGGGCCGCAGAGGTAGTCCGCGTTGGGGGTCGCGGTCACGTACGACGAGCCGGAGCCGGGGGACACGTGATGTCCCCCTGCCACCCCCTCAAAGCCCGAGTGAGGCATGGAATTAAAGTCTAAATTGTAGCCGTTGTGGCACACTAAAGGTCCCGATGCGGCCTGGAAATCGAAGCCGATGCCGTTCATCATCCTGTACATGGGTTTGAACGTTTGGCATTTTCTACGGAAGCCGCGAGGTCTGCGTCGGAAGGAGCCTTCCTCGAACATGAACTCGCTGCCCGGGTCGATGGTCCAGTAGTGGCCCTTGCCGGGCCTGCCGAGGCCCTTGGGCAGCTTGATGAAGCACTCGTTGAGCGACAGGTTGTGGCGGACCGAATTCTTCCATCCCTGGTACGAGCCTCGGAAGAAGGTGAAGCGCGCCTGCAGGAACTGGTAGATCTCGCTCAGGGTGAGCCGCTTGCTGGGCGAGCTCTGGATGGCCATGACGATGAGGGCGATGTACGAGTAGGGGGGCTTCTCCGGGCGCCTCAAACCCGAGTTGCCGCGCTTGGCTTTGGCCGCCGCGTCGTGGGGAGTGGACGCCGGGATGGAGCGCGCCACGCTCGGCTCCAAATGTCCGTGGGGGCTCTCGGTCgtcatggtaaaataaaaaggaaactagaatatatagatatatataaaaaaaaaaagaagtcacccTCCCTTAATTAAAGACATCAAGAACGACAACCTGCAGCCTCGCCTCCCCTTCCTCGCCTCGGTCCATTGCAAAGCCCCTGGACTTTGCTCAAACACCCCCTCGACCACCTACCACTTCTCCAAATCTGCCTCTGCCCCTCTAAAACCCTCGCGAGCCCTCCAAGAAATCCTCTGGAACTCAACTCCCTCCCATCTGGACAAGATCCAGACTAGAAGCCGGACACAAGGCTGTGGAGtggaagaccccccccccccccccaccccctattTCACATAAGCACTCTCTCACCTCCACTCCCCTTAGCCCCTTCAAACGCCATTTGAAACAAGAGGCTATACTAAAAGAACAGACAGTGGGTGCCAGGGTGGGACATTTTGGTATCATATTGTCTCATACAgtatttggcagaaaaaaaaaacagtgatgtCCAAACTTTACTCCACATCCACaaaaatggaaggatgcaagggccacttcgAAATGTTTAAACTAGAGATGTCAAACAATTACAAaaattttaatcagattaatcgcatcttagaatttcgattaatcacgattaatcgcttcattaaaaaggctttttatcaaagcATTTTGCCCTCTAAATTTAAAgaacacctgttatgtgttaatttttccgACATTTAATgctatgaggacgtcttcaaaaattttgatccactgcacacgctcatcctctcCTTTGTctatcagttaattacttgcgtaatttaaaatgaccccaatagtttggcatgaacaaatattgtgaatgtcatacgcaaacatttatgaaatgctttactttaatggaagtagttatgtttattgctcaaacacaacctgtgctaccatctaacataacatcaatgttatgttattgttattattatgttttattattatgttattttgttaaagcacgcacacattgagttccaccacatattgactcgcatatgttccccttcatctgacaattagtgtaggtttgaaacatagaagggccaaaacatccctcatgaaaattaaattgcactaaaagaaaactagccaccagagggtgccagaatgcatttaaatatcgtgaacatgccgacgatgatattgtggcagttttaatatcacgatatcaccatATTATGccgatcgttacatccctactacacagcagctgaatcccatctTTATATTCAGAACCAGAGCAATATAAGCGTATAAATAGCGCTTTCTACACCATTTGGTTTTCAAAGCGCTTCACAATgcatcacattcacccattcacacacattTACACCAGTGGTCAGATGTTGTAATCTGACTCTTCTTTGCAGTCACTTGGAGATTATCTAAGTGATTGGTTCACAATTCGGACATTAACACGGAGCAGAATGTGCAGAAACCATTTCAAAATGAATTGTTAATATTATTAACCACAATGTTATATGTAAGGAGAAACGTTACAATTGTGCATGTAaatagttcaattttatccTTGAATTTATTAGTGGTAATCTCCATcacttgtacaatttttttagaATATGCTGCGACCTGCGGGCCTCTAAAAATGGATAGTGGGCCCTAAATGGTCCCCGAGCCATAGTTTGAACACCACTTCCTTAAACAGATAAAAACCAAAATGGATTGTAATTTAATAGGTTTTCTTTCATCCACCATTCCACTACAATATTTGGTGTCAATTTTCTTCGATTAATTTGTTTTATGAGTCAAACTAATGTGAAAAAAAGCTTTCTTCTAGCACTATTTAATATGCTGTATTGGCAGACTAGCAAAGATGctgtttatttatcttttttttttccttttgctgTTCATTGTTGCACAAACGGATGAAGCGTTCTCAGGCCTGCGCCAAGTGAAGCCTTTCCTGCGCATGCGCCGAGACAGAGCGCTCAACATTCCATGCACACATCAGTGGGTGTGTCCTCGTCATCGTTCCTGACAATAATGTGCATCCATAAAGCAATTTAATTGAGGACTCGAGGCAAAACGTTTCACCCAAAAGGCAAAAATAGAATTTATTTGATTCATGTtgatgtacacgattgctgtgTAATGTGGATGCCGCCTACAAGTTATTACAAGAGCAATTAAGTGTTAGGCAACTTTACCATGgaagcacacaaacaaacaacttgtCATTATGTCAAGTTATTGTAATTAATAGACAGTAATCATTTACTGCCCGCATACACTTTTGAGGTCAATTGGACCTTATTCAAAATTTAATGtctctgaatacatttttttttgcttgataaTTCATGAGTTTTCCTTAATTAATGGGGACAGCTGCCACGTTTGGGATCAATTTGACCGGCTGTTCTAGCTAAACTGATAAGAAATATTAGCATTTAGTTCTGGAATATGATGAGGACACTatcatatacatttttttcttcataaagaCGAAGGACCATGACTTATAACTTGCCAATAAATCACTTAAAGCCACAAAgatacatctttcaattttatttaaacaacatgaaaagctttctaaaatgtaacaaaaacttTTCAAGCAAATCTATGACCAAACAACAAAGTAAACTACTAgcataacaaaatataaaataatcacAGTCATAATTAGACaacaaaagaattttttttataaaaatcgaCTGATTTTGTTCAACTGCTTTGCGTCCATCACGTCACCAGTGCACGTGATTTACGTTGACGATGATGACGTCATGAGCACGAGTCCCAAACTGTTACAAATCGGTGTGCTGTGAGGATGCCATGAGAAATAatccattttcactttttaaaaatggcttttTCACAATTATTCATGAGTAACAACTAATGCATTTTTGTTCATCTCGATGCCAGCGACGTATAGTGACAGTCAAAACGATTAcgtgctcttccactagatggcagtaggCGTGAGAAACTACACGGCAAGATTTGACACTGAATTTGGACTTGACTTAATTTTCTCCCTTTATGTAAAATGTGTGCTCAATACATGTTGGGAAACTGTATTAAGGCGACTGAAGTGGTCACAAAGTTCGCAAGAGAAGCCCGCCGTTAGGCGCATGCGCAGCTCCAAGGTCCATTCGGCCGCTCGGGTGGACGTAAAGCGAAGAAGCAAGTGGATTTAAAAGCGGCGGCGTCATGACGACGGCGTAGCGTTCGACGATGTTCGAATCCCGTCTGAACGGCGTGCTGAGGATGCTGTCAATCGTGAAGGAACTCGAGAACTTTTTGGCGGCGCTCGGCGGCGCGTCCTCGCAGCCGAGCGCCTTCTCCTGTTTGCCGAGGCGGATGCTGATGCGCTTCCGCCTGCGCCGGAACACGCCGTCGGCGAACGTGTACTCGCTGTGCGGGTTGAGCATCCAGAAGTTGTCCTTCCCCCACGGCCGGGACGGGTCGCGGAGCACTTTGTGGAAGCAGTCGTTGAGCGACAGGTTGTGGCGCACCGAGTTCCTCCAGCCCGTGTAGCTGCCGCGGAAGAAGGGGAACTTGTCCATGAGATACTCGTTGATTTCGGCCAAGGTCAGGCGACCGCGCGGCGAGTCCCGGATGGCCATGGCGATGAGGGCGATGTAGGAGAACGGCGGTTTGGCTCGGCGGGTGTACGGCTTGGATTTGCCAGCCAGAGGGCTGTGCGCCGCGCAGTCCCCGTCCGAGCCCAGCTCCTCGCACTCCCTCGACTCTGCCGGTCCGCTGGTGGTCTCATCCACCAGGGTCACGTTGCGGTGGTTCCCGCACACAACACCGAGCttcatgaccttttttttttccccccttctttcTCTTAAGTCTCTTTGTGCGTAACTCAATCCCCTTGTGCGTAAAAGTGCTTCCAGTGATTCTACCTGTGCGATGCCAGTTCTCACCTACAACCTGTTTGAGCGACACTTTATAGTTTACCTCGGGGACAACCCAAAGGGGCGGGGCTTGTGATACCATTATTAAGCGACGTTTCCCATCCTTTGAGTCGAGGCACATttttacatgagaaaaaaaaaaaatcccacggaAGAACAGCTAACAAAAGAGTCACAAAAAGTGGATGCACATGTTAATTATGTCTTTTACCATCAAGTGGAAGAGCGTTAATTGCTCTACCTGTCACAATACGTCACAGGATTTACTGTACATGTCACTCAACAttataaaagcaacatttgtttttgctcccattttttatgagatgaacttcttccacatacacaatatctcTCAcaaattgttcacaaaccagtctaaatctgtgatagtgagcacttctcctttgccgagataatccatcccacctcacaggtatgccatatcaagatgctgattagacagcatgatgagtgcacaggtgtgccttagactgtttatattttttgttgagtcTATGTTTGAACTCTTCAGAAAAACGTGCAGAATTCAGGGACGTTTCAGACCCCGAGggcctaaaaaaaatgaatgatggatatattaattaaaatgacgtgacatgaataaaaaataacgggataaaaagcaagaaaatgaagaggaagtcaaaccccaaattttctttataatatgttgtatgtgctcCTATagtttaaaacattattcagattaatattgtttttgtggaatatgaatgaagcagcaaaaatgcacccgtttttatccatctcattggacggccattttgccacttgctgttgactgaaaatgacatcacagaatgctgaggtaacaaccaatcacagctcagcttcagaaaacgggtgagccaCAATTGGTTGGTACCTGAGCACCTGTaaggtcgacagcaagtggcaaaatggccgcctcttgAGCTGGttaaaaaacaggtggattttgttgtCTTCCTatgagtgacaaaaaaaaaaaaaaaaaagttcattttgttGTTAGCGTGTTTAACAACAACTGTGCTTGTTTAGAGAGATTACCAAATCGCAACGTGATATTACATTGtcgatggtgttttttttaagagttgtcTTGATGATATGGATCAATATCAGCCCTCTGGGGCCCACTAGCTTACTAGTTAAAGAACCAATATGGGGGATTCTTCACATGATGTCATTGATAAGGTCCAATGTCAGCCGTTCCTTGTGTTCCCCTTAAGCTTATCGCCTTGCTTGCATGACTTGTTGCTGCATCTCTGAATACAAACGTGTGAGGAATTTATCATGTTATTGCCTCATCTTGGGAGTATGCGTTATGACACCTGAGACAAGCAGGTGGCGCGTTGCTCCTTTTGCCCGCAGCTGCACTTGAATTGTTCAGCCCACGTGGAAACCActtgttgtgttttgtgtcgCCCCTTAGGTCTGGCTCCTTCTTGCCGTGCTCGGCGCCAGGATATCGTCGTCCAACAAAAAACACCAGTGATTTATTTGTCTTCTTAATTAACCACCTTGAGTGTTGGggattatttttggaaaaagggAGTCGACCTGGGAAAGAGTCGTCAAAGGAACCCATGAAGAATACTTTTCAATGGAAGaaagtgttgatgcttatttttaaaattaggaGGCGTTGCTGTACCAGAACAATGATGAATTTCAGCATTtaaatcattcactgccattgacggaaaaacacgtcaaatgatgcatttttgctgggctggcggtgaatgtgttaatgtggGATAcacttaatttttaaaaaaatatgacagaCCTGACGTAATTCTGCCACATCATTTTGGCACACTTGCAGACTCGAATGTGATGAAACAACTATGATGTAACTTTTGCATTTTCTAGAGAAATATGTATTCAATAATTCAATATTTAAAGAtgaagtcaagtaaaaaaataaatacaaatcttaaCAATATATTCTGTGCGCACTAGTTTAAACGCAAGATCCAGCCATTTTCTTCcatcggggcggccattttgccacttgctgtcgactgaatatgacatcacaggtgctcagtaCTCGGTTCACgatcaatcacggctcacctgttttctgggtttattATTAAGGAGAAacagttacaaaattgacaccCCGTTAAAAATCTTCTCAGTTGAGATGTCTCAAACATCGGGTTAGCGATTTTCCCTTAGCACGAAGACAGAACTTTTGGAGCCATCTTGTGGGATTTCAGTGATCACAAAACAGCAAATACGCAGCAAATCTGGAATATGCGGAGAACCGAAGTATTAAATGCAGTACATAGAGAACTCTTTCAAATGTTTTGGGTTCCTCATTTAGCGATATGACACCACGACATACTACAATTACAATAACAAGTCAAATCAAATATTTGATCCAGCTTTTCTCTTTGATTccgcaagtgtacctaatgtcgTGATTGTTAGGTGTCATGATGCAAATGAGTAGTTCACCAGTGGTTTTCAAACTGTGGTTCCCGGACTCATAGGGGTCCACAAGCCGAACAATGGGAGTCCGCAAAATGATTTGCAATGAAGTATTATGCTGTGTCATTTTGAAACGTGTATACATATGAGGACCGGCACACAAATACAACATACATGAGAAACCTCTgacatttaatgaaaaaaaaaagttaaaaaaaaaaaaaaaagtatcatgaaagggatactttacttatttagccatttttgggaatcaaacatgaatattttggctataataaggttgatattttaattatttttcatgtacaattagtacctttaaaacacattttgcaacttgctgtcgcctgaaaatgacatcacaagggctcaggtaagcaatcacagctcccctgttttctaggtttggtcatgtgacattcacaagctgagcttttttacaggtactaattgtatgtgaaaaataatgaaagtatcaaattaattatagacaaaatattaactttttattgctataatgggctaaataagtgaagtatctctttaacaaAGTCAAATTTTTCAAGATCAAAAGGCATTTTTTCAATATtatagtcgttttttgttttgtttttgttttttagagaaTAAAGGCAGAATAAAAGGTATAGCACGAATCTAAAGTTATATTTTGAGGTCCCTCATTAAACTTTAAGTTTATATTATAACTTTATTCCAACAAgattacaacttaaaaaaaaaaaaaaaaaaaagtggatttgtTAACATCActtaacacgtttttttttttttttaaatggcagcaTCTAATTCAATATACACATGATGAACTCGAGTTaaattatatatgttttaactttttattttggggagatAAATCACACTTGAGTAGCTTGCACACACTTGCTTCACCTTTTTGAACACACCGTAGTGTAATTTTGTTTGTGTACAGTTTTCCTTTCCGGCATTTGCTCAAGGTCCAAATGTCATTTTGACAGGTGCTctgcaaatgaataaaaaaaaaaacacaaaaaaaacccacctcaTCCTCACTGCCAGCTAAAGTGCTGCAGAAAATTGCACCACAACTACTTGATTAATTAACTCAACGAGATGTCTGCACATTTGAAAGTGGTATTCTGGCAGAATTCAATTGTGGCTTTGAAAGGAAACGCCTGTACGCTTGCCTcgacaaaacatttgaatagaTGAAGTCGCAAACTGCATCCCTGTTTTGAGCATGGACAACATCCACAAATAAAACTTGAACTTGAACAATTATTAACGCGCAGTCGGCTGTATGTCGTGTCAAGCATCCTGTGAGTTCCACTGCAACACGCAGAAATGGATAATAAGCATCCATGAACAGAAGACGCGTAGTGCAAGTTCATGTTTGGCGGTGGAGTCCAGCGTTCTTGCGCAGCACTCTAAACACTGTCATCCAGCCTGCAATCTCAGCCATGACTCACCAAAGGCCTCACAAACACATGATTTTGAAAACAAGCTCTCCTTGTATGGACTGCAGCTGTTTAAGGAAGGAGTCCTGTGGTGGTGGCTTGCAGGGCAAGTTGAAGTTGGTATTTTCGAAATCATGTgcttttgtgattaaaaaataaaaataaatgctgtGATCATCACTATAAATGCAATTTCCTGaagtggttttgtttttatctttgcATTTTACATTTGATGGAATATTGGGAATAAAATATCAGCGATGCACATTGAAATGGATTGTACActgtaaaaacagttgggttaaaaataatccaaattgggtcaaaaagaaaGACCCAACTTTCAAAAaatcggggttgttttttgggttattcattttaggttaaataataatcaaaaatgtTACCCTACTGTAGTGCATAGACAAATATACTTTATTCTAgtatggcaaaaaacaaaaacaaacaagtttaGTGTTAGatgaaaaacctaaaaaaactaCGCAATTTTTCGATTGTTTACCAAAtatttgttgggttgttttaCACTCTAGAaactgtttgtttattttttgccttactAGAATAacatgtaattgcacatccactacagtaggtggcagtggcactctGTCAGAGACTGCGCAAATAGTATTGGCTCTTCTGCACAGGTGTACTTACAAACAACcttgatttgtatttattgagtTGACTTTTTGAATTTAGCATATTATCCAAAAAGTTTTGTCAATCCCCTTTTGAACCAACTCGGGTTATTTTTGTACTCAACTGTTTTTACAGTGTAGCATCTTTTCTCCAAACACATCCGCTGTTTGGACATGCTCGAGATCAAGCAATATCATCATTATGGTTTTCCTCGGaagaacattttaaatgtataatcacCTCATTACATTATTATGTAAATACTATTACAAAGCCAAAATAGTTCCTaccaaatataaataatatt encodes:
- the foxf2a gene encoding forkhead box protein F2a, whose product is MTTESPHGHLEPSVARSIPASTPHDAAAKAKRGNSGLRRPEKPPYSYIALIVMAIQSSPSKRLTLSEIYQFLQARFTFFRGSYQGWKNSVRHNLSLNECFIKLPKGLGRPGKGHYWTIDPGSEFMFEEGSFRRRPRGFRRKCQTFKPMYRMMNGIGFDFQAASGPLVCHNGYNLDFNSMPHSGFEGVAGGHHVSPGSGSSYVTATPNADYLCGPDSGGSSLQSSPAVVGSLDCQNPYGNSAPHWSSSAVPPYLKQQTLASGNGTGAHGMASYSLDQTYLHHNGRDSADIPAGLSSRYSSNSSAVCERKDLVLSLNGMSPLHSGTGASYYHHHHHHHHHPHHQLHHHQSAYQDVKPCVM
- the foxq1a gene encoding forkhead box protein Q1a — encoded protein: MKLGVVCGNHRNVTLVDETTSGPAESRECEELGSDGDCAAHSPLAGKSKPYTRRAKPPFSYIALIAMAIRDSPRGRLTLAEINEYLMDKFPFFRGSYTGWRNSVRHNLSLNDCFHKVLRDPSRPWGKDNFWMLNPHSEYTFADGVFRRRRKRISIRLGKQEKALGCEDAPPSAAKKFSSSFTIDSILSTPFRRDSNIVERYAVVMTPPLLNPLASSLYVHPSGRMDLGAAHAPNGGLLLRTL